Proteins from a single region of Mytilus trossulus isolate FHL-02 chromosome 2, PNRI_Mtr1.1.1.hap1, whole genome shotgun sequence:
- the LOC134708325 gene encoding E3 ubiquitin-protein ligase TRIM71-like, with product MSNQKNGTMPVNGTKQNETGSATNMPTNAGETTGSMDLKPSFEEKPGHTPDKMTPNGSKSVSYPIGGISPQHDNGTNRPVRPISAKSMADVLKSDLMVCPICDKEMTAPKQFPCLHAFCEGCISSNVANLKDEDPHCQIRCPVCEIPVSNSRNNVDAKVFAESLPPSLFISSLLVQKQIKQKQCKPCNNTGKRTSADSWCSYCAETLCPEHLSYHNALTSPSIHHVFKMSQIEKNPQIAETSGKCNVHEYERIKYFCQDHKFPCCEICWKSSHELCDVESLELAASSVKNKPETTRLIGDLEIMGSHSEHILQDRRRNIDDLEHQKSEEKKAVKKMREQINEHLDKLESSMMDDLDKIHRQKTKEIEKEVQLFEHKQQSVSFYKLLLDSVLKNSSDVLALTELAKIRHQCKILDENLHHRISKLKRTDFVVVSNNLAGNMGKLAEVEINQRPITPPPAFEARPKHSGILTPRSKLLHPRREKGSTFLVLRYSSSKITGGCSLKSSLLLVDNRGKEIRGYSIEGHREEKQVFSFKSEQEANPFDVTVLPPRRSTLMVIATIPLKNRLQVLEFGDDHNTKGAYYKTNGKCYGISYMDGYIIVACHTKLEIWRMDEDYNLMFERSILTKGDHVNYVCAADNRIYYSDSADKGSVVCTTLDGTNIFSYSHHNLRMPMGLVLDQSGNVYVAAYYSNNIHLISPEGVLMKVTTPKDSHFNKPLFLIEMDGKIFVTYDKHKITSLY from the coding sequence ATGAGTAACCAAAAAAATGGCACTATGCCTGTTAATGGGACAAAACAGAATGAGACAGGATCGGCAACGAACATGCCAACAAATGCTGGTGAAACCACCGGAAGTATGGATTTAAAACCATCATTTGAAGAGAAACCAGGACACACTCCCGACAAGATGACACCAAATGGATCTAAATCAGTTTCATATCCAATTGGAGGTATCAGTCCACAACATGACAATGGGACAAACAGACCAGTGAGACCAATTTCTGCTAAATCAATGGCCGACGttttaaaatcagatttaaTGGTTTGTCCAATATGTGACAAGGAGATGACGGCGCCGAAGCAATTTCCATGCCTCCATGCGTTTTGCGAGGGTTGTATTTCCTCCAATGTGGCAAACTTAAAAGATGAGGATCCGCATTGTCAAATTCGATGTCCAGTGTGCGAAATTCCGGTTTCAAATTCGCGCAATAACGTTGACGCCAAAGTTTTTGCTGAAAGTTTACCACCGAGTCTTTTCATTTCGTCTTTGTTGGTACAGAAACAGATCAAACAAAAGCAATGTAAACCTTGCAACAATACTGGAAAGAGAACATCAGCCGACTCATGGTGCTCTTACTGCGCAGAAACGTTGTGCCCTGAACATTTGTCTTACCACAACGCTCTGACGTCACCATcaatacatcatgtatttaagaTGTCACAAATCGAGAAAAATCCTCAGATAGCGGAAACTTCCGGAAAATGTAATGTTCATGAATACGaaagaattaaatatttttgtcaagaTCATAAATTTCCTTGTTGTGAGATCTGCTGGAAATCAAGTCACGAGTTATGCGATGTCGAATCTTTGGAATTGGCCGCATCTAGCGTAAAGAATAAACCAGAAACAACCAGGCTGATTGGGGATTTAGAAATTATGGGATCACATTCAGAACATATTCTCCAAGACAGGAGGAGAAATATTGATGACCTTGAGCACCAAAAATCAGAAGAGAAAAAAGCTGTTAAAAAAATGCGCgaacaaataaatgaacattTGGACAAACTAGAGAGTAGTATGATGGATGATCTTGATAAAATTCATCGTCAAAAGACAAAAGAGATTGAAAAGGAAGTCCAACTTTttgaacataaacaacaaaGTGTTTCCTTTTATAAGCTATTATTAGATAGTGTCTTGAAGAACTCATCAGATGTCTTAGCGTTGACAGAGCTTGCTAAAATTAGACACCAGTGTAAAATCCTGGACGAAAATTTGCACCATAGAATATCGAAACTCAAACGCAcagattttgttgttgtttccaATAACTTAGCTGGAAACATGGGAAAGCTGGCAGAAGTAGAAATCAATCAAAGGCCGATTACTCCTCCTCCAGCATTTGAAGCACGACCAAAACACAGCGGAATCCTAACACCAAGATCTAAACTTCTCCATCCGCGGCGGGAAAAGGGCAGTACCTTTCTTGTTCTAAGATATTCCAGCAGTAAAATAACAGGAGGGTGTTCATTGAAGTCGTCACTTCTTCTGGTTGACAATCGTGGGAAAGAAATACGCGGTTATTCAATAGAAGGTCACAGAGAAGAAAAACAGGTTTTCTCGTTCAAATCGGAACAGGAAGCAAATCCGTTTGACGTCACAGTTCTGCCACCTCGACGCTCGACTCTAATGGTGATCGCCACAATTCCCCTAAAAAATCGATTGCAAGTTCTGGAATTCGGAGATGACCACAATACAAAAGGAGCTTATTATAAGACCAATGGAAAATGTTACGGAATATCTTATATGGATGGATATATCATAGTTGCATGTCATACAAAGCTTGAAATATGGCGAATGGACGAGGACTATAATTTGATGTTCGAGAGAAGCATATTGACCAAAGGGGATCACGTTAACTACGTCTGTGCAGCCGACAACAGGATTTATTATTCTGATTCAGCAGACAAAGGTTCAGTGGTTTGCACAACTTTAGATGGCAccaatatattttcttatagtCATCATAATCTGCGGATGCCAATGGGGCTAGTCTTAGATCAAAGCGGGAATGTGTATGTCGCTGCATACTACTCGaataatatacatttgataagTCCCGAGGGTGTTCTTATGAAAGTGACAACGCCTAAAGATTCACACTTCAACAAACCGTTATTTCTCATTGAAATGGATGGTAAAATCTTTGTGACATATGACAAACACAAAATTACGTCGTTGTATTAA